One genomic window of Serinus canaria isolate serCan28SL12 chromosome 4, serCan2020, whole genome shotgun sequence includes the following:
- the MAD2L1 gene encoding mitotic spindle assembly checkpoint protein MAD2A — MAAQQQLGREHQGITLRGSAELVAEFFSYGINSILYQRGIYPPETFTRVQKYGLTLLVTTDPELANYLNNVTEQMKEWLYKCIVQRLVVVISSIESSEVLERWQFDIECDKTAKDDNGPREKSQKAIQDEIRSVIRQITATVTFLPLLESACAFDLLIYTDKDLAVPAKWEESGPQFIANSEEVRLRSFTTTIHKVNTTVAYKKDSVP; from the exons ATGGCGGCGCAGCAGCAGCTCGGTCGGGAGCACCAGGGCATCACCCTGCGCGGCAGCGCGGAGCTCGTCGCCGAGTTCTTCT CCTATGGAATCAACAGCATCCTGTACCAGCGGGGCATCTACCCCCCCGAGACCTTCACCCGCGTGCAGAAGTACGGGCTCACCCTGCTGGTCACCACGGACCCCGAGCTGGCCAACTACCTCAACAACGTGACCGAGCAGATGAAAG AGTGGCTGTACAAGTGCATCGTGCAGCGCCTGGTGGTGGTCATCTCCAGCATCGAGAGCAGCGAGGTCCTGGAGCGGTGGCAGTTTGACATCGAGTGTGACAAAACTGCAAAGGATGACAA tGGACCACGGGAGAAATCTCAGAAGGCAATTCAGGATGAAATTCGCTCTGTCATCAGACAAATAACTGCCACAGTAACTTTCCTGCCCCTCTTGGAATCTGCCT GTGCCTTTGACTTGCTGATCTACACGGATAAAGatctggcagtgccagcaaaGTGGGAAGAGTCAGGACCACAGTTCATAGCCAACTCAGAGGAGGTTCGGCTGCGTTCCTTCACTACCACAATCCACAAAGTCAACACCACGGTGGCTTACAAGAAGGATTCTGTTCCCTAA